Proteins from a genomic interval of Anatilimnocola floriformis:
- a CDS encoding ribbon-helix-helix domain-containing protein produces MPSDVVAQLDELREKEGWNRSQAVTIAIRELLSKKG; encoded by the coding sequence GTGCCGAGTGACGTAGTGGCACAACTCGATGAGCTACGCGAGAAAGAGGGTTGGAACCGCTCACAGGCGGTCACAATTGCCATTCGCGAATTGCTTAGCAAGAAGGGCTGA
- the rnhA gene encoding ribonuclease HI — protein sequence MPESSSGPEVLLFTDGACGGNPGPGGWAYILKHPKSGTVKENSGFEAETTNNRMELMAVIQGLTALTRPDVFVEVLTDSEYVRKGLEEWMAGWKKNGWKRKEKGKLAPLKNDDLWKQLDVLKAQHPHMKLTRVAGHSGHPENDRCDELAVAAYRER from the coding sequence ATGCCTGAATCATCCTCTGGGCCAGAAGTACTCCTCTTTACCGATGGAGCCTGCGGCGGCAATCCCGGGCCAGGCGGCTGGGCTTATATTTTGAAGCATCCCAAGTCGGGAACGGTCAAAGAGAACTCCGGCTTTGAAGCCGAAACGACCAACAACCGCATGGAACTGATGGCCGTCATCCAGGGACTGACCGCGCTAACCCGCCCCGATGTCTTTGTCGAAGTCTTGACCGACAGCGAGTATGTTCGCAAAGGGCTGGAAGAGTGGATGGCAGGCTGGAAGAAGAACGGCTGGAAGCGGAAGGAAAAGGGGAAGCTAGCACCCCTAAAGAACGACGACCTGTGGAAACAGCTGGATGTGTTGAAGGCCCAGCATCCTCACATGAAGCTCACACGAGTGGCCGGTCATAGCGGTCATCCGGAAAATGACCGCTGCGATGAATTGGCCGTGGCGGCGTATCGGGAGCGGTAA
- a CDS encoding DUF1559 domain-containing protein has product MSGERGLRSQRRRRTLYDQWNIQDQYYNQTQAVREANVKGLFCPTRRSPSKPSSVGDIPDNSTPSATHFSGALSDYAGSSGDFNYSSWYDGVNANGAIFTGEVIEQSGTLIKRWRGRVNFAKIEDGTSNTFLVGEKHVLQGKFTIGYGDGSIYNGDHEWNFNRVAGPGYPLAPNPKYATSNAQLYLFGSYHPGFCQFVLVDGAVRMIRNDISTTILQRLSVRNDGEVIPDF; this is encoded by the coding sequence CTGAGCGGAGAGCGGGGGTTACGATCCCAACGGCGACGCCGTACCCTCTACGATCAGTGGAACATTCAGGACCAGTACTACAACCAAACGCAAGCCGTGCGCGAAGCCAATGTGAAAGGGCTCTTCTGCCCCACGCGGCGCTCGCCGAGCAAGCCGAGTTCCGTCGGCGATATTCCCGACAACAGCACGCCGAGCGCCACCCATTTTTCCGGCGCGCTATCGGACTACGCCGGCAGCTCGGGCGATTTCAACTACTCCAGTTGGTACGACGGGGTGAATGCCAACGGCGCGATCTTTACCGGCGAAGTGATCGAGCAATCGGGAACGCTCATCAAGCGCTGGCGCGGTCGCGTTAACTTCGCCAAGATCGAAGACGGCACGAGCAATACGTTTCTCGTGGGTGAAAAGCACGTCCTGCAAGGCAAATTCACCATCGGCTACGGCGACGGCTCGATCTACAACGGCGACCACGAATGGAATTTCAATCGCGTCGCGGGCCCCGGCTATCCACTGGCGCCGAACCCCAAGTACGCGACCTCGAACGCTCAGCTCTACCTCTTCGGCAGCTATCACCCGGGCTTCTGCCAATTTGTGCTGGTCGATGGGGCGGTGCGCATGATTCGCAACGACATAAGCACGACCATCCTGCAGCGGCTCTCGGTTCGCAACGACGGCGAAGTCATTCCGGACTTTTAA
- a CDS encoding IS1/IS1595 family N-terminal zinc-binding domain-containing protein gives MIGLPECNHPRSKKSGMTKCGTQRYKCLECGKRFTHSTKVLSGMRLGVEKSAQVISMLCEGLSIRATSRLSGVCKDTILELLLTVGQRCKTFLENVIVGQPVKDVSVDELWSFCMMKERTRKINSLPVGSCGDNYCYVGFERNTRLILAWHSGERTHQNGLEFVQKLQRACEKGRCQISSDGWKPYKHLIPNHFPNADYGMVIKIFASAGDQTRYSPAKIVEMKLRTIAGKPDESRMNTSHSERFNLTIRMGMRRFTRLTNGFSKSHEHHEAALALFFMHYNYVAMHGTIKSTPAQAAGLADRQWTIAEMIEAVGTYVKPEPKRPSIIEAIERIGDN, from the coding sequence ATGATCGGTCTCCCAGAATGCAATCACCCCCGGAGCAAGAAGAGCGGGATGACGAAGTGCGGAACGCAGCGCTACAAGTGCTTGGAATGCGGTAAGCGGTTCACGCACAGCACGAAGGTGCTCAGCGGCATGAGGCTTGGAGTTGAGAAGTCGGCGCAGGTCATCAGCATGCTTTGCGAAGGGTTGAGCATCCGTGCTACTTCGCGTTTGTCGGGTGTCTGCAAAGACACGATTCTCGAATTGCTGCTGACCGTTGGCCAGCGCTGCAAGACATTCCTCGAAAACGTGATCGTCGGCCAGCCAGTGAAGGACGTGAGCGTCGACGAACTTTGGAGCTTCTGCATGATGAAGGAGCGGACCCGCAAGATTAACAGCCTGCCGGTTGGCAGCTGCGGTGACAACTACTGCTATGTCGGCTTCGAGCGCAACACGCGGCTCATCCTCGCTTGGCATTCAGGCGAGCGGACTCACCAGAACGGTTTGGAGTTCGTGCAGAAGCTCCAGCGGGCTTGCGAGAAAGGCCGCTGCCAGATCAGCAGCGACGGTTGGAAGCCCTACAAGCACCTGATCCCGAATCACTTCCCGAACGCCGACTACGGCATGGTCATCAAGATATTCGCGAGCGCTGGCGATCAGACCCGCTACAGCCCCGCGAAGATAGTCGAAATGAAACTGCGGACTATCGCTGGCAAGCCAGACGAGAGCCGCATGAACACCAGCCACAGCGAACGTTTCAATCTGACGATTCGCATGGGCATGCGTCGGTTCACTCGGTTGACGAACGGCTTCAGCAAGTCGCACGAGCACCACGAAGCGGCCTTGGCTTTGTTCTTCATGCACTACAACTACGTCGCGATGCACGGCACGATTAAGTCGACGCCAGCACAAGCGGCAGGTCTGGCAGATCGGCAGTGGACGATTGCCGAAATGATCGAAGCGGTTGGCACCTACGTGAAGCCTGAACCAAAGCGACCATCGATCATCGAAGCGATCGAGCGGATAGGCGACAACTAG
- a CDS encoding RNA polymerase sigma factor codes for MGFADERQLAAALGRGESIAWQALYDAHAARVWDCVARRVGPCAAEVADIVQETMLAAARSAHTFDPERGSLWIWLSGIARRQAALFYRRKQTRPSPRPAVDDESVDWLEGDETDPADWLAAGETADLVRQALAELPADYEILLAGKYFADLSLAQLAAESNCTEAALNSRLARARRAFRAAFARLCPDSVSTDPLTKNV; via the coding sequence ATGGGTTTCGCAGACGAGCGGCAATTAGCAGCGGCGCTAGGCCGGGGCGAGAGTATCGCCTGGCAAGCGCTTTACGATGCGCATGCCGCTCGGGTCTGGGATTGCGTTGCTCGCCGAGTCGGCCCGTGTGCCGCCGAAGTGGCCGATATCGTCCAAGAGACGATGCTGGCCGCGGCCCGGTCGGCACACACGTTCGATCCCGAGCGAGGTTCGCTGTGGATCTGGTTGAGTGGCATCGCGCGGCGGCAGGCGGCGTTGTTTTATCGTCGCAAGCAAACGCGACCGTCGCCTCGACCTGCCGTCGATGACGAATCGGTCGATTGGCTCGAAGGTGACGAAACCGATCCCGCCGATTGGCTCGCTGCGGGCGAGACGGCGGACCTGGTTCGCCAAGCACTGGCCGAGCTCCCTGCCGATTACGAAATCCTGCTGGCCGGCAAGTATTTTGCCGATCTGTCGCTCGCGCAACTCGCTGCCGAGAGCAACTGCACCGAAGCCGCGCTCAACTCCCGCCTGGCTCGCGCCCGGCGCGCGTTTCGCGCGGCGTTTGCCCGTTTGTGTCCTGATTCTGTTTCGACCGATCCGCTGACCAAGAACGTATGA
- a CDS encoding transglutaminase TgpA family protein — translation MNLQRWLQLTTAGLAVLGALFLVLTGDQTWFPYALGLAAVVALVVTDWYGWVQVPRGLGNLAALLSVAWTFREFMRLTRDREAQLLTISHMLIYLQVVLVFQLKSRRVHWQLLVLSVLQVVVAAALAMGPQFGLLLTIYMATAIASMILLCYQRDVVDEDTPRAPAKSATSLHRLLDPPRQQSSTARQLQLEHWVRGPWLARNVLMITLGSLVFTLVFFFTAPRLSEAVWQMGRGRSTVSGFSGDVVLQTSGNLKFSDQPVMRVSFVNPQNNRAMQLTAEPYFHGQVLNHYQRNEQGGRWSYRDDMRTRGLSVHVSEAKTPDDFVKQEIVLDGVQAKSLFAMFPVIRLPETPSWVDDRKRVPRLLRNGNEEQLSLLRELRYAIGTLAIHNGRQLPAIPHYNPGNKQDFNDFVEDYRKHREFDATRFPQIQKVADEVIHSQRIADESHLMQALALRNHLFISGKYHYALQFDGPEENATETEQDPLEHFIGVSHRGHCELFASALVMMLRSQGIPARLVVGYKGGDWNAVGHYYLVRQKHAHAWVEVLLTADELSPDEIAGKPSGSGAWYRLDPTPASSEEEAALEKANLATQVHDIFDYADYLWRDYVLGLNSGRQDSVLEPITSRSREMFPAALDGTAWQRWLQKSLRSKDGSREMAATASDSPGSGGPPWFKYALLLGLMTVAPAAAGGLLLAVRWYWQQRRSAKRESIDQAPDFFVELTRILARRGIKVPPQATARDMANLAGEWLVLPTAVLDPIVDCYHRVRFGGVPLSQSEQHRVTHALGELSRAQLRSSDQPRPATSAVS, via the coding sequence GTGAATCTTCAGCGCTGGCTGCAACTGACGACGGCGGGCCTGGCGGTGCTGGGGGCGTTGTTTTTGGTGCTGACCGGGGACCAGACTTGGTTTCCCTATGCGCTCGGTTTGGCTGCCGTGGTCGCGCTGGTGGTGACCGATTGGTATGGCTGGGTGCAGGTGCCGCGCGGGCTGGGCAATCTGGCGGCGCTGTTGTCGGTGGCTTGGACGTTTCGCGAGTTCATGCGGTTGACTCGCGATCGCGAGGCGCAGCTGCTGACCATTTCGCACATGCTCATCTATCTGCAGGTGGTGCTCGTCTTTCAGCTGAAGAGCCGGCGGGTGCATTGGCAGCTGCTGGTGCTGAGCGTGTTGCAGGTGGTGGTGGCGGCAGCGCTGGCGATGGGGCCGCAGTTTGGGCTGTTGCTGACCATTTATATGGCGACGGCGATCGCCAGCATGATTCTGCTTTGTTATCAGCGCGATGTAGTGGATGAAGACACGCCGCGCGCGCCGGCGAAATCGGCGACGTCGCTCCATCGATTGCTCGATCCGCCGCGGCAACAATCTTCGACTGCACGACAACTGCAACTGGAGCATTGGGTGCGCGGGCCATGGCTGGCCCGTAACGTGTTGATGATCACGCTCGGCAGTCTGGTGTTTACGCTCGTCTTTTTCTTCACCGCGCCGCGGCTGAGCGAAGCTGTGTGGCAGATGGGTCGTGGCCGTAGCACGGTGAGTGGTTTCAGCGGCGATGTCGTGTTGCAGACATCGGGAAATCTGAAGTTCAGCGATCAGCCGGTGATGCGCGTGAGCTTTGTGAACCCCCAGAATAACCGCGCGATGCAATTGACGGCCGAACCTTATTTTCACGGCCAGGTGCTGAACCATTATCAACGGAATGAACAGGGCGGGCGGTGGTCGTATCGCGACGACATGCGGACGCGGGGCTTGAGCGTGCATGTCAGTGAAGCCAAGACTCCCGACGATTTCGTGAAGCAAGAAATCGTGCTGGATGGCGTGCAGGCAAAATCATTGTTCGCGATGTTTCCGGTGATCCGCCTGCCCGAAACGCCGAGCTGGGTCGACGATAGGAAACGAGTTCCCCGCCTGCTGCGCAACGGCAACGAAGAACAGCTGAGCCTGCTGCGGGAATTGCGGTATGCGATCGGCACGCTCGCGATTCACAACGGTCGGCAACTGCCGGCGATTCCGCATTACAACCCGGGAAACAAGCAGGATTTCAACGACTTCGTGGAGGATTACCGCAAGCATCGCGAGTTCGATGCCACCCGGTTTCCGCAGATCCAGAAGGTCGCCGATGAGGTCATTCATTCGCAACGGATCGCCGATGAATCGCATTTGATGCAAGCGCTCGCGCTGCGGAATCACCTGTTCATTTCCGGCAAGTATCACTACGCGCTGCAGTTTGATGGGCCGGAAGAAAACGCGACCGAAACGGAGCAAGATCCGTTGGAGCACTTCATCGGCGTGAGTCACCGCGGGCACTGCGAACTGTTTGCGAGTGCGCTGGTGATGATGTTGCGCAGCCAAGGAATTCCTGCCCGCCTGGTCGTGGGTTACAAGGGTGGCGATTGGAACGCCGTGGGGCATTACTATCTGGTCCGCCAGAAGCATGCTCATGCCTGGGTCGAAGTGTTGCTGACGGCTGATGAGTTGTCGCCAGACGAAATCGCCGGTAAGCCCAGCGGCAGCGGCGCCTGGTATCGATTGGATCCCACGCCGGCGTCGAGCGAGGAAGAAGCGGCGCTCGAGAAGGCGAATCTGGCGACGCAGGTGCACGACATTTTTGACTACGCCGATTACTTGTGGCGCGACTATGTGCTGGGGCTGAACTCCGGCCGGCAAGACTCGGTGCTGGAGCCCATCACCAGTCGCTCGCGCGAGATGTTTCCTGCGGCGCTCGACGGCACGGCCTGGCAACGTTGGCTGCAGAAGTCGTTGCGTTCGAAAGATGGTTCGCGCGAGATGGCAGCGACGGCCAGTGACTCGCCGGGCAGTGGTGGTCCGCCGTGGTTCAAGTATGCGCTGCTGCTCGGGCTGATGACTGTCGCGCCGGCAGCGGCGGGAGGATTGTTGCTGGCGGTTCGCTGGTACTGGCAGCAACGGCGGTCGGCCAAGCGCGAGTCGATCGATCAAGCGCCGGATTTCTTTGTGGAGCTGACACGGATCTTGGCCCGGCGGGGAATCAAAGTGCCGCCGCAAGCGACGGCGCGAGACATGGCGAACCTGGCCGGGGAGTGGTTGGTCTTACCCACTGCTGTTCTGGATCCGATTGTCGACTGTTATCATCGGGTTCGGTTTGGCGGCGTGCCGTTAAGTCAGTCCGAACAGCACAGGGTTACTCACGCCCTGGGCGAACTCAGCCGGGCACAACTTCGTAGTTCAGATCAGCCTCGCCCCGCAACCTCTGCCGTTAGCTAA